From the genome of Nakamurella flavida, one region includes:
- a CDS encoding glycosyltransferase family 8 protein, which produces MNAWVTLLTQPNYLDGARTLRASIAASGSPHPFVVMVTDGIGPDDRRLLEADGCLVREVRPLRPADDGVDGYANARFAEVWTKLAVWGLTEFERVVFLDADMLVTRSMDELFDLELPDGGIAACHACRCNPNRIASYPADWTPANCFYSYCRGPEHTSEPGVVGNYLNGGFLVLTPDAAVLDDMSARLAGLADLSGFPFAEQDFLNEYYQDRWLPQPYVYNALKTLPFQHPTMWDAAEVKNIHFIIDKPWEQQLSPDDRYFALHELWWDAARAAGTAPVVAGH; this is translated from the coding sequence ATGAATGCCTGGGTCACCCTGCTGACGCAGCCCAACTACCTGGACGGGGCGCGCACGTTGCGTGCCTCCATCGCCGCCTCGGGCAGCCCGCACCCCTTCGTGGTGATGGTGACCGACGGCATCGGGCCGGACGACCGTCGGCTGCTCGAGGCCGACGGCTGCCTGGTCCGCGAGGTCCGGCCGCTGCGCCCGGCGGACGACGGCGTCGACGGGTACGCCAACGCCCGGTTCGCCGAGGTGTGGACCAAGCTGGCCGTCTGGGGGCTCACGGAGTTCGAGCGGGTGGTCTTCCTGGACGCCGACATGCTGGTGACCCGGTCGATGGACGAACTGTTCGACCTGGAGCTGCCGGACGGCGGGATCGCCGCGTGCCACGCCTGCCGGTGCAATCCGAACCGGATCGCCAGCTACCCGGCGGACTGGACCCCGGCGAATTGCTTCTACTCGTACTGCCGCGGCCCGGAACACACCAGCGAGCCGGGTGTGGTGGGCAACTACCTGAACGGCGGCTTCCTGGTGCTGACGCCGGACGCGGCGGTCCTCGACGACATGTCCGCCCGGCTGGCCGGGCTCGCCGATCTGTCCGGCTTCCCGTTCGCCGAGCAGGACTTCCTCAACGAGTACTACCAGGACCGCTGGCTGCCCCAGCCCTACGTCTACAACGCCCTCAAGACACTGCCGTTCCAGCACCCGACGATGTGGGACGCGGCCGAGGTGAAGAACATCCACTTCATCATCGACAAGCCGTGGGAGCAGCAGCTGTCGCCGGATGACCGCTACTTCGCCCTGCACGAGCTGTGGTGGGACGCCGCGCGCGCGGCCGGCACGGCCCCGGTGGTCGCCGGTCACTGA